ACCGACAACCGTGAGACCACCACCAGAATGCTGGACGCGGACTTCCCGAACATCCAGCCACTGCTCCCGAAGACCCATACCTCGATGGCCACGGTGGAGATCGTCCCGCTGCAGGAAGCCATCCGCCGCGTCAGCCTGGTCACCGAGCGCAATGCCCAGATCCGTATGCAGTTCAACGAGGGCGAGCTGATCCTCTCTGCCGGCGGTATGGAGTCCGGCCATGCCGAGGAGCGTCTGCCCTGTGGTTTCACCGGCCGTGACGAGCTGATCATCGCCTTCAACCCCGGCTACCTGCGCGACGGTCTGTCAGTGGTCCACACCAACCGTGTGGTCTTCGGCTTCACCGAGCCCTCCCGCCCGGCGATTCTCATCCCCGAGCCGGAACAGCTGCCGGAGGCCGACGCCGACGGCACCTTCCCCACGCCGGAGACCGAGTTCACCTACCTGCTCATGCCCGTCCGGCTGCCGGGATAATTCCAGTTTCGTCCGGGAGGTGAGCACACATCTACATCAGGACGCTTGACCTGCGTGATTTCCGCAGCTGGCCGAAGCTGAGCCTGGATCTTGAACCGGGAGTCACGTTGTTCGTGGGCCGCAACGGCTTCGGCAAGACCAACATCGTCGAAGCCGTGGGGTACAGCGCGCACCTGTCGTCTCACCGCGTCTCCCACGATGCGCCGCTGGTGCGGTCTGGTGCGGAGAATGCACGGATCTCGGTGACCGTGGTGAACCAGGGTCGGGAGCTGACCGCTCATCTGCTGATCAAACCGCATGCCGCCAACCAGGCGCAGATCAACCGGGCGCGGCTGAATTCCCCGCGGGAACTGCTGGGCGTGGTGCGTTCCGTGTTGTTCGCCCCGGAGGATCTGTCGTTGATCAAGGGCGAGCCGGCGGAGCGTCGCCGCTACCTGGATGACATCATTGCCACCCGCAGTACTCGTCTGGCAGGGGTGAAGGCCGACTACGACAAGGTGCTGCGCCAACGTAACGCGCTGCTCAAGACCGCGGGTGGTTCGCTACGCCGGGGCTACCGGGACGCCGACGGCGCCAGCACACTGGCAACCCTCGATGTGTGGGACGGGCAGCTCGCGGCGCTTGGTTCCCAGGTGATCGCGGCCAGGCTGAATCTGGTTGATGACCTGGGCGAACTTATCGTTGAGGCCTACGCCGGCATCGCGCCGGAGTCACGGCCGGCACGGGTGGAGTACAGGTCCACGGTGGCGTCGGAAAGCAGGGACGTCGCCGTGCTCGAGGCGGAGATGCTCGCCGGGCTCGGCCGGGGTCGTCAGCGGGAGATCGAGCGCGGTATGTCTCTGGTGGGGCCACACCGCGATGATCTCGTGTTGAGTCTGGGTGAGCAGCCCGCCAAAGGCTTCGCCTCACACGGGGAGACGTGGTCGTATGCGATTTCCCTGCGTCTGGCCGAGTTCACGCTGCTGCGTCGCGATGGTTCAGATCCGGTGCTCATCCTCGACGACGTCTTCGCGGAGCTGGACACGCGCCGTCGGGAGAAACTCATGGGGCTGGCCGCAGATGCGGAGCAGGTGCTCATCACCGCGGCGGTGGCCGAAGATCTGCCCGGAAATCTCCCGGAGCTGACCGACGCCCCGGTCAACCGCTTCACCGTCACCGTCCGGGACACCGACGAGGGGCGCATCAGCATCCTGGAGCAGGTTGATGAGTGAGCAGCCGGACCCCGTAAAAGCCGCCTTCGAGGCGATGCAGCAGGCGGCGAAGAAGCGGGGCGCGACTCCGCTTCCGCCGCGCAAGCCTGCCCCGAAGAGCAGGAGCCTGCCGCCGAGGATCGGTCGGCCCACGGGCAGGGACGGGAGACGCAGAAGGCGACCTCTGGAGGTTGATTCGCTGGGATCGGTGCTGGGCACGGAGATCGCCCGTCGGGGCTGGGAGAAGGAGATCGCCGGCGGCTGGGTGTTCGGACACTGGGACGAGCTGGTGGGGGAGAAGATCGCGCAGCACACGAGCGTGGAGATGATCAAGGACAAGAAGTTGTTCATCACCTGTGACTCCACCGCGTGGGCCACCAACCTGAGGATGATGCAGAAGCAGATCCTGCAGGTGATCGCTGAAAAGGTGGGGCCCAACATCATCGTCGAGTTGAAGATCTTCGGGCCGAAGGCGCCGAGCTGGCGGAAGGGACCACTTCATGTGAAGGGACGCGGGCCCCGGGACACCTTCGGATAATCCGCCGGGGTAGTTTTCCCGAGGGAAGAATCGTCCGAAAACGCGCGAGAACACCCCTCCGCCGCGTGAGACCCCTTCTCTGGTGCCACCCCATTGGGTGTAGACTGAGGAGGTCTGAAATTACCTTCTAGCGAGGAGAGCTCGTTTCACGTGGCAAACGCTGAAAACAGTTACGGCGCGTCATCGATCACGATTCTCGAGGGCCTCGAAGCAGTCCGGAAGCGCCCGGGCATGTATATCGGTTCAACGGGTCCCCGTGGCCTGCACCACCTGGTGTGGGAGGTCGTGGATAACTCGGTCGATGAGGCGATGGCGGGTCACGCAACCAAGGTTGAGGTCACCCTGCTGGCTGACGGCGCCGTGCAGGTGCTGGATGACGGTCGTGGTATCCCGGTGGAGATGCACCCCTCAGGTGCACCGACGGTTCAGGTCGTCATGACCCAGCTGCACGCCGGTGGCAAGTTCGACTCCGATTCCTATGCGGTCTCCGGTGGTCTGCACGGTGTGGGTATTTCCGTGGTCAATGCGCTGTCGACCCGCGTCGAGGCCGACATCAAGCGGGACGGCAAGCACTGGATCCAGAACTTCAACAACTCCGTCCCGGAAGAGCTGATCGAGGGTGGCAACGCCCGTGGCACGGGTACGACGATCCGGTTCTGGCCGGACGCCGAGATCTTCGAGACGACCCACTTCGACTACGACACGATCTCACGTCGTCTGCAGGAGATGGCGTTCCTGAACAAGGGACTGACCATCACGCTCAAGGACGAGCGGGTCACCGACACGGAGCTTGAGCTGGAGGCCCTGGCAGAGGCGGGCGACACCGCCGAGGCTCTCGACGGTTCGTCCTTCGATGACACCGAGGTCGAGGTGGAGAAGGCCCCGGCCGGCGAGGCGCCGAAGCCGCCGAAGAAGCGCGAGAAGAAGGTCGTCTACCACTACCCGGATGGACTGGTCGACTACGTCAACCACCTGAACAAGGGTAAGACGGCCATCCACCCGTCCATTGTGGGCTTCGAGGCGAAGGGCACCAGCCACGAGGTCGAGATCGCGATGCAGTGGAACTCCGGTTACAAGGAGTCCGTCCACACCTTCGCCAACACCATCAACACCCATGAGGGCGGTACGCACGAGGAGGGTTTCCGTTCGGCGTTGACCTCCCTGATGAACAAGTACGCCCTGGCACACAAGCTGGTCAAGGAGAAGGACCCGAAGCTCACGGGCGAGGACTGCCGCGAGGGTCTCGCAGCCGTCGTGTCCGTCCGCGTGGGTGAGCCGCAGTTCGAGGGCCAGACCAAGACGAAGCTGGGCAACACGGAGATCCGTTCCTACGTGCAGCGCATGGTCAACGAGCATGTGGCCTTCTGGTTCGACGCCAACCCGGCGGAGGCCAAGGCCATCGTGAACAAGGCGGTCTCCTCCTCCCAGGCGCGCATCGCGGCCCGTAAGGCGCGTGAGCTGGTGCGCCGAAAGTCGGCGACGGACCTGGGTGGACTGCCCGGCAAGCTGGCGGACTGTCGTTCCAAGGACCCCGTCGTCTCCGAGCTCTACATCGTGGAGGGTGACTCGGCCGGTGGCTCCGCCAAGGCCGGCCGTGATTCCATGTATCAGGCGATCCTGCCGCTGCGCGGCAAGATTCTCAACGTGGAGAAGGCCCGTCTGGACCGCGTGCTGAAGAACGCCGAGGTCCAGGCGATCATCACGGCTCTGGGTACCGGCATCAACGAGGAGTTCGACCTCTCGAAGCTCCGCTACCACAAGATCGTCCTCATGGCGGATGCCGACGTCGACGGCCAGCACATCGCCACCCTGCTGCTGACCCTGTTGTTCCGCTTCATGCCGGATCTGATCGCTGAGGGTCACGTCTTCCTGGCCAACCCGCCGCTGTACAAGCTGAAGTGGTCCAAGGGCGAGCCGGGCTTCGCCTTCTCCGATGATGAGCGTGACAAGATCATCGCGGAGGGGCTGGCGGCCGGTCGGAAGATCAACACCAACGACGGTATCCAGCGCTACAAGGGTCTGGGCGAGATGAACCCGAACGAGCTGTGGGAGACCACCCTCGACCCGTCGGAGCGCATCCTGCGCCGCGTGGACCTCGAGGACGCCCAGCGTGCCGATGAACTCTTCTCCATTCTCATGGGCGATGACGTCGCGGCCCGCCGCTCCTTCATCACCCGTAAGGCGAAGGACGTCCGCTTCCTGGACGTCTAGTCTGCTTATCGACGCCCCACGTCGGGCGCGAAAAAACCGCCCTGCACCTGGAAGGTGCAGGGCGGTTTTTCAGTCTTAGGCGGTGCGGCGACGCAGGACCAGCAGGCCGGCGCCAGCGGCGGCAGCCATCAGGCCTGCGGCGAGGGCGATCATGGTGCCCTCGACGCCGGTGTTGGCCAGCTGCTGCTGCTGTGCGGCCGGAGCGGCCTGAACCGGAGCGTGCTGTGCGGCCGGAGCCTGAGCGTAGACCGGAGCCTGCTGTGCGACCGGGGCGGTCTCGGCCTGAGCCTGGGCGATGGCCTTGTGGTCAACGAACTCAGCCTCAGCGGCGACCGGGGCGGCCTGCTCTGCCTCAGCCTGGGCGATGGCCTTCTGGTCAACGAACTCAGCCTCAGCGGCCGGAGCCTCTTCCGCAGCCGGTGCGGCCTGGGCCGGAGCCTGGGCCGGAGCCTGGTCGTCTGAGGAAGCGGAGGAGCCCGAGCCCAGGAGGGCGGAGCCGGCGAGCGCGGACAGACCCAGGCCCAGGGCGGCGGAGCCGTCGATGGACGAACCTTCGCCGCAGGAATCATCCTTCTTGCCGCGCTTGTGGCCCTTGTCGTCGCACTCGTCTTCGTCGGTGCCGATGGAGCTGCCGACGATGTTGCTGGACTGGTCCTTGTCGCGGTCCTTGTCGCGGTCGTGGCCACCGTCGTGGTTGCCACCGTCGCCCCCACGGTTCTGAGCCTGGGTGTTGTTGACGTCTGCGTTGAGGTCTTCAGTCTGAGCTGCAGCCTGCGGTGCGAGTGCGACAGAGACGGCCAGGGCCGCGGTGGCGGCGAGAGCGGAAATACGCTTGTTGATCATGTGAATTCCTTCAAAAGTAGGACTCGGTCGGACGGCTTGTTTCGCGTCGACATGTATGAAGCAGTGTCGCGGCGGAGGTGAGCTGTAATACAACCGATACCCTTCCGCCCGCATCACGTTATTCAACGTTTCAACCAGTTTCCATGCGAAAGAGGGAATATCCGGGAAAATGCCGGTGTATTTTTCGATCTCGCCCCTATCGGGGGTGGTTTGGAACGTATCCGGGCCCTGATGTGACCCACGCGACGAAGGTTCTGCCCCTCAGGGCAGCGGCGGAACCTGAAGTTCGAGCATTTTCCCCATCCCGACCCACCCGATCCACGGGTCCTCGTTGAGTACCACCGGGGTGTGGACGTGGCCCAGGAGGCACGCCCCGTATCCCCGGGAGAGCAGATGTTCCAGGGTGGTGGGCAGGCAGGGATTCTTGGTGTACTGGCCCTCGACCTCACTGTGCAGGATGCCGATGTGCCCGGGTTCCTCCACCCGTGGCAGGTTCTCGAGCAGGTCCCGCGGGTCGGGGTCCCGGATGACGTTCACCGCGTGGAAGACCAGGGGGATGCCGGGCACCCTTATTTCCTCTATTCCCTCGCCGCTGGGACGATGAACGCCGGGCAGGTCGGGAAAGCGGGGGAGAAGGCCTGAGCCGACGTCGTGGTTACCCCACACGTGCACCAGGGGAAGATTGAGGTCCTCGGTGATGTGGCGGAACAGGGCCACGCCGTCCGCGAGATCGGCTTCGACGGCCTTCTTCTTGTCCAGCAGATCGCCGGCGAAGACGACGACGTCGGGGGAGCGGCGGGTGGCCTCGGAAAGTGCCTCGTACGCCCACCGCAACCCGGGTGCCTTCTTCGTGCCCAGGTGCAGGTCGGCGAACACCACGAGGCGGACCGCGGTCATCGGGTCAGGACATGTGCTTCTGCAGGATGCGACCGAAACCGGGGATCTCCGGTCCGATGATCTTCGCACCCTTGCCGCGCAGCGCGTTGTAGGCCTTGGCCAGCGGTGCGACGGTGATCTGCTCGGCGTTGCGGTCGGCGACGGCCATGAGTGAGTCGACGACGAGGTCCTCGCGGCCGGCGAGGAATGCACCGAAGTCCTGCTCGGCGTCGCCCCGGAAAGCCTGCCAGTGGGGCTGGAGGTCCCCGAGAATGTCCGGGAGCATCCGGTTGATGCCCTTGGCTACGATGGCGCCGTCAATCTTCCTCGCGGCCGCCACGGCCGCCTTGATCGCTGTGCCGCTGATGCCGGACTGCTTTGCGACGGTCGCGTCCGCGAAAGCGGCCAGTTCTGCAACCACGTCGGCGCGTTTGTCGTCGGTGAGGAGCTGGGAGAGATCAGTCATGGATGCCAGCCTAGTGCGGTCCCGGACGAAGGGGGGCAAGAAAGGAAGCGATCACCATGGTTGAACTCATCCGGGATGAGCGGGTGGGAACAACGACGGAGATCGCTGATGTGTTGTGGTTCTTCCGCCGCAGGAACCGAATCACTTCAATAACTCTAATTCACTGCAACCACAACGTTAACGACTTTACACACGCCTCCAGACTCCCGCCAATGAAACGGAAGGTAGATACTCCCTCCGTGTCATTTGGGGTATCCGGCCGTGTCAGATAGGAAAACCGCCCGGCACCCGAAGGTGCGGAGCGGTTATCCCGGTGGTGCGGAGTGGAGAGCGTCAGACTTAGTTGGCGCGGCGACGAAGAACCAGCAGGCCGGCACCAGCGGCGGCGGCGATCAGGCCGACGGCCAGGGCGATCAGGGTTCCCGCGACGCCGGTGTTGGCCAGCTGCTTCTGCTGGGCAGCAGCCTTGACCTGAGCGGCCTCCTGCGTAGCCGGAGCGGCCTTGGCCGGGGCGCCCTGAGCGGCCGGAGCGTTCGCAGCCTGCTGCTGGGCAATAGCCTTGTGGTCAACGAAATCAGCCTCAGCGGCAGCAGCCGGGGTGGTGGTCACAGCCGGAGCCTCATCAGCGGCCTCGCCACGCGGGCCGGGGGCCTGGTCGTCGGAGGAAGCGGAGGAACCGGAACCCAGGAGAGCAGAACCGGCCAGAGCGGACAGCCCGAGACCCAGGGCCGCGGAGCCGGCGAGGGAGGAGTCGTCGTCGATGTCACCGGAGCTAAGGAGAGCGGAGCCGTCCTTGTCGTCATAATCCTTGGTCGGCTTCGGATCCTTGGTCTCCGTGGTCGAGGTCTCGGAGGTCGAGGTCTCGGAGGTCGAGGTCTCGGAGGTCGAGGTCTCGGAGGTCGAGGTCTCGGAGGTCGAGGTCTCGGAGGTCGAGGTCGACGGCTTGGTAGGGCCGGTGGTCGAGCAGGTGGTGCTGGGGATCATGTAAGAAGTGCCCTCAACAATCACCGTGGTGTACGTCATTCCGGTCCTGTCGAGGGCCTGCGGCTTGTTGTAGTTCACGCTTTCGTTAGCGTTGTGCGTGAAACACTGGGCGTAGGTCGAGTTATCTGCCTCGTCCAAACCGACGAGGGCTTTGCCTTCCGGAATGAAAATGGTGACGGGCTCGGCGGGGTCGTTAGGGCCCTGCTGGATCGTGATGGTCTGAAGTCTTCCCGGGTTTCCGTTGGAATCCTCAACCCAGTCTCCCTGGGCAAAAGCAGACGGGAGGATGACTGCGGAGGCCGCGATGGAGGCACCGGCGACCAGTGCGGCAATGCGCTTCTTGGACATTCTTATTCCTTCGAAAGAAGTGGATGCTGAGAGGTGATCGCCGGGATGGGTTTCCTGAGAAGCGACCAGGTCGGGCGCGGAAACTACTCCCAAAACCGACTGCGCTTCACACGATAAGTCAACTAGGAAAGGAATTAAGTGTAAGCAGCGAGAAACCTGGCAATAGGGGAAAAAGTGGCATCTTTCGCACCCTTAGGTGGGGGTGAATTTGATAAAGGTTGAGCTCATCTGCCCTTTTTTCGAAGGATGCGGTTTCTGAAATGTGATTGCTGTTAATTGAGTGGCATATGTGAAAA
This sequence is a window from Corynebacterium comes. Protein-coding genes within it:
- the recF gene encoding DNA replication/repair protein RecF (All proteins in this family for which functions are known are DNA-binding proteins that assist the filamentation of RecA onto DNA for the initiation of recombination or recombinational repair.), which translates into the protein MYIRTLDLRDFRSWPKLSLDLEPGVTLFVGRNGFGKTNIVEAVGYSAHLSSHRVSHDAPLVRSGAENARISVTVVNQGRELTAHLLIKPHAANQAQINRARLNSPRELLGVVRSVLFAPEDLSLIKGEPAERRRYLDDIIATRSTRLAGVKADYDKVLRQRNALLKTAGGSLRRGYRDADGASTLATLDVWDGQLAALGSQVIAARLNLVDDLGELIVEAYAGIAPESRPARVEYRSTVASESRDVAVLEAEMLAGLGRGRQREIERGMSLVGPHRDDLVLSLGEQPAKGFASHGETWSYAISLRLAEFTLLRRDGSDPVLILDDVFAELDTRRREKLMGLAADAEQVLITAAVAEDLPGNLPELTDAPVNRFTVTVRDTDEGRISILEQVDE
- a CDS encoding metallophosphoesterase family protein, yielding MTAVRLVVFADLHLGTKKAPGLRWAYEALSEATRRSPDVVVFAGDLLDKKKAVEADLADGVALFRHITEDLNLPLVHVWGNHDVGSGLLPRFPDLPGVHRPSGEGIEEIRVPGIPLVFHAVNVIRDPDPRDLLENLPRVEEPGHIGILHSEVEGQYTKNPCLPTTLEHLLSRGYGACLLGHVHTPVVLNEDPWIGWVGMGKMLELQVPPLP
- a CDS encoding DUF6918 family protein, whose amino-acid sequence is MTDLSQLLTDDKRADVVAELAAFADATVAKQSGISGTAIKAAVAAARKIDGAIVAKGINRMLPDILGDLQPHWQAFRGDAEQDFGAFLAGREDLVVDSLMAVADRNAEQITVAPLAKAYNALRGKGAKIIGPEIPGFGRILQKHMS
- a CDS encoding LPXTG cell wall anchor domain-containing protein; this translates as MINKRISALAATAALAVSVALAPQAAAQTEDLNADVNNTQAQNRGGDGGNHDGGHDRDKDRDKDQSSNIVGSSIGTDEDECDDKGHKRGKKDDSCGEGSSIDGSAALGLGLSALAGSALLGSGSSASSDDQAPAQAPAQAAPAAEEAPAAEAEFVDQKAIAQAEAEQAAPVAAEAEFVDHKAIAQAQAETAPVAQQAPVYAQAPAAQHAPVQAAPAAQQQQLANTGVEGTMIALAAGLMAAAAGAGLLVLRRRTA
- a CDS encoding LPXTG cell wall anchor domain-containing protein — protein: MSKKRIAALVAGASIAASAVILPSAFAQGDWVEDSNGNPGRLQTITIQQGPNDPAEPVTIFIPEGKALVGLDEADNSTYAQCFTHNANESVNYNKPQALDRTGMTYTTVIVEGTSYMIPSTTCSTTGPTKPSTSTSETSTSETSTSETSTSETSTSETSTSETSTTETKDPKPTKDYDDKDGSALLSSGDIDDDSSLAGSAALGLGLSALAGSALLGSGSSASSDDQAPGPRGEAADEAPAVTTTPAAAAEADFVDHKAIAQQQAANAPAAQGAPAKAAPATQEAAQVKAAAQQKQLANTGVAGTLIALAVGLIAAAAGAGLLVLRRRAN
- the gyrB gene encoding DNA topoisomerase (ATP-hydrolyzing) subunit B codes for the protein MANAENSYGASSITILEGLEAVRKRPGMYIGSTGPRGLHHLVWEVVDNSVDEAMAGHATKVEVTLLADGAVQVLDDGRGIPVEMHPSGAPTVQVVMTQLHAGGKFDSDSYAVSGGLHGVGISVVNALSTRVEADIKRDGKHWIQNFNNSVPEELIEGGNARGTGTTIRFWPDAEIFETTHFDYDTISRRLQEMAFLNKGLTITLKDERVTDTELELEALAEAGDTAEALDGSSFDDTEVEVEKAPAGEAPKPPKKREKKVVYHYPDGLVDYVNHLNKGKTAIHPSIVGFEAKGTSHEVEIAMQWNSGYKESVHTFANTINTHEGGTHEEGFRSALTSLMNKYALAHKLVKEKDPKLTGEDCREGLAAVVSVRVGEPQFEGQTKTKLGNTEIRSYVQRMVNEHVAFWFDANPAEAKAIVNKAVSSSQARIAARKARELVRRKSATDLGGLPGKLADCRSKDPVVSELYIVEGDSAGGSAKAGRDSMYQAILPLRGKILNVEKARLDRVLKNAEVQAIITALGTGINEEFDLSKLRYHKIVLMADADVDGQHIATLLLTLLFRFMPDLIAEGHVFLANPPLYKLKWSKGEPGFAFSDDERDKIIAEGLAAGRKINTNDGIQRYKGLGEMNPNELWETTLDPSERILRRVDLEDAQRADELFSILMGDDVAARRSFITRKAKDVRFLDV
- a CDS encoding DciA family protein, giving the protein MSEQPDPVKAAFEAMQQAAKKRGATPLPPRKPAPKSRSLPPRIGRPTGRDGRRRRRPLEVDSLGSVLGTEIARRGWEKEIAGGWVFGHWDELVGEKIAQHTSVEMIKDKKLFITCDSTAWATNLRMMQKQILQVIAEKVGPNIIVELKIFGPKAPSWRKGPLHVKGRGPRDTFG